The following proteins come from a genomic window of Patescibacteria group bacterium:
- a CDS encoding GIY-YIG nuclease family protein, which yields MKFYYVYLLQSKNKNFFYVGFTTDLKRRFKEHNNKEELSTKHYAPFDLIHYEAYKNEKDAKRREKYLKTTKGKTTLRTMLKECFKQR from the coding sequence ATGAAATTTTATTACGTTTATCTTCTTCAAAGCAAAAATAAAAACTTTTTTTACGTTGGTTTTACCACTGATTTGAAACGCCGTTTTAAAGAACACAATAACAAAGAAGAATTATCAACCAAGCATTATGCCCCTTTTGATTTAATTCATTATGAAGCTTACAAAAATGAAAAAGATGCCAAAAGACGAGAAAAATATTTAAAAACGACCAAAGGCAAAACAACCTTGAGAACAATGCTAAAAGA
- a CDS encoding GIY-YIG nuclease family protein, translating into MWYSYVLRSKKNGRFYYGSTSDLKRRFLEHNQGIGGKYTRDNRPFELVYYEAYLNNKDAKKAEDFYKSGYGREVFKGKIENFLKDCPVV; encoded by the coding sequence ATGTGGTACTCTTATGTATTGAGGTCAAAAAAGAACGGACGTTTTTATTACGGATCAACTAGTGATCTAAAAAGACGGTTTTTAGAACACAATCAGGGGATCGGGGGTAAATATACTAGGGACAATCGTCCATTTGAATTGGTTTATTATGAAGCTTATTTAAATAACAAAGACGCCAAAAAAGCTGAAGATTTTTATAAATCCGGTTATGGCAGGGAGGTTTTTAAAGGTAAAATTGAGAATTTTTTGAAAGATTGCCCGGTCGTCTAA